A segment of the Bradyrhizobium sp. CCBAU 53340 genome:
AGCTCGGCCCGCGAGTGCGCGCGCAGGATCGCCTCGTTGGTAGCGCTCAGCGCCGCGTACATGCGCGCGAGGCGATCCTCCTCCTCGGCAATCCGGGCCTTCTCGGCCTCACGATCGAAATTGTCGATCGCAAAGCAGACGTTCTCGGCGATGCGCAGCATCAGCGCGACGATTTCGTCGTCCTTCGCCCAGGACCGGCTGAGAAAGGACAGGATGACGCCAATGCTTTCGCCGCGGCTGACCAGGGGCGCCACAACGCAGGCCGCAACACCCGTGTTGACGTTGATCCGCTCCCACGGCGTCCCCTTGGTGTGGCTCGCGAGATCGCGTTCGACATGCGGCTTCTGCGAACGAAAGACCTGGCCGGAGATACCCCGGCCATAGGGATTGTCGGGATCGACCGAATAGCGGGTCTGGGTTACGAGCTCCATGTTTTGACCGGTACCCGCGACGGGCGTCAGCCAATGGGAGTCCGGCTCCTTCAGCAGAACGAAGGTCGCCAGCGACTTCCCGCCATGCACCGAGGCGTCGCACACCAGTTGATACAGCTCCTGCACGGTTTTCGCACGCAAGATGGCTTCGTTGGTCGCGCTGAGCGCGCCGAACATGCGGTTGAGCCGCCGCGTCGCACGTTCGCTGGTGTGCCGCGCGGTCTCGCGCGCGAAATTCTCCAACGCATAGGAAATATTGGCCGACATGCGCTCGAACAGCGAGACCATTTGCTCGCTGAGCGAGCCAACCTCGCTGCGGGTCACGTAGAGCACGCCGACGCCGTTGCCATTGCAGAACAGCGGCACTGCCGCAGCTGCGCCAATGTTGGCCTTCGCGGCGCCCTCGCGCCAGGCCAGCGAACGCGGATCGTTCAGATAGTCGTTGCTGACGCAGAGTTTCCGGTTGCGAAATGCCTCGCCGCCGACGCCCATGCCTTCGGGCGTTCCGGCTTCGACGGTGATCTCGATCGCACGCAGCCGCGCAACATCGTCGCCGCAACCGGCCGCAAAGCGCAGATGCCGGCCGTCCGGTCCCACCAGGAATACGGCCACGGCCAAAAAGTCCCCGCTCGAAAACCCGGCGTCGCAGACCTTCTGGTACAGCTCATCCGGCGATTTCGCGTAGAGGATCGCTTCATTGATGGCGCTCAACGCCGCAAAGGTGCGCGCGAGTGTCGTCGGCACGATCTCAGCTCCCGGGCATTTCTGCCTTTTTTCCCGGGTCACGTTATGGGGGCGGATCGCCTAAGTGGTCGTTATTGCGCGCTGCAAACCGCCAATCAAAGTGAACGAGCTGCGAACACCGAGCGAGAAACTTCCGGGAATACCGCTGCGCGGGAGGATGCTTCGACGAAAGGCGCGTTCTCTTTACGAATTTGCAGCCCTGTATTGGTTTACAGGAGATTGATATCGCAGCTCCGCTTTGAGACGATGGCTTCCAACAAGCAGCCCGTGAAGGGCACGAAAGCCGAGGGAACGCCATGCCCGTCGTCAAGGCCGACCGCCTCACACGCGTCAGCGCTGCGCTGCTCCGCGCCGCCGGAGCCTCGGAGGAAGAAGCCGACGCGGTGGCCACCGGCTGCGTCAACGCCAATCTCGCCGGCCACGACTCCCACGGCGTCATTGCGGTTCCAACCTATATCGACCGCATCAAGGCCGGCCACATCGTCCCCGGTGCCATTTGGACCATCGAGCAGGAATCGCCGACCACGACCGTGATCGACGGTCATTGGGGTTTCGGCTTCCACGTCAACGCCAAGGCGATGGCGCTGACGATCGAGAAGGCGAAGACGGCGAATGTCGCAGCCTGCACCGTGTTCCGGCAGAGCCATGTCGGACGCCTCGCGGCCTACCCGCTGATGGCGATGCGCGAGGGCATGATCGGGATTGCAACGGCGGATTCCGGCCGCTCGCCGAAGCACGTCGCGCCGTTTGGCGGCAAGGAAGCGCGGCTCGGCACCAATCCGATCTCGATCGCGGTGCCGTCCGATCTCGACACGCCATTCTATCTGGACATGGCGACCTCGGCCGTGGCCGCCGGCAAGATCCAGCTCGCGGTCGCCCGCGGCGAGGAGATCCCGACGGGGTGGATCATCGATGCTGAGGGCCGGCACACCACCGATCCCACCCAATACCGCAGGGGCGGCGCATTGCTGCCGCTCGGCGGGACCGAGGGCTACAAGGGCAGCGGGCTCGCCGCGATGGTCGAGGTGCTCTGCGGCCTGCTCACCGGCCTCGGCTTCGGCGTCGAGCCGACCGGGCGGCACAATGACGGGTGCTTCATGGCGGTGTTCAACGTCGCCGCCTTCCGCCCGCTGAAGGAGTTCAAGCGCGAGGTCGCGGAGTTCGCGCGCTATCTGAAATCGACGCCGCCGTCCGAGGGCAGCAAGGGCGTCTATTACCCCGGCGAGATCGAGGGCCTGCGCGAGCAGCAGCGCCTGCGCGACGGCATCGAGGTCGAGGATGCGACCTGGGAGAAGTTGCGTGCGCTGGCGCGCGACTACAGGCTCGACACCGTGCTCGATCTGTCCTGAGCCAATCCGGAGAACAGCAGCATGAACAGGCAAATGGTCCTGGTCGGTTTCCTGCAGGCGCAGAACTGCACGAACTTGCCGAGCTCGTGGCGGCATCCGGATTCGCGCAGCGACTCGATGTCGGCGGATTATTATCAGGAGATCGCGAGGATCCTCGAAGCCGGCAAGTTCCACATGGCGTTCTTCGACGATCGCCTGGCGATGCCGGACCGCTACGGCAACGACCACGCCCACACCGTCGAATACGGCATCCGCTGCGTGAAGATGGATCCGCTGATCGTGCTGACGACGATGGGTATGGTCACCGACAAGCTCGGGCTGGGAGCGACCTGCTCGACCACCTATTACGAACCGTTCGACGTCGCACGCCGCTTTGCCACGCTCGATCTGATGTCGGGGGGACGGGCGGGCTGGAACGTCGTCACCTCGCTCAACGACGGCGAGGCGCTGAACATGGGTCGCGACTCCCACCCCGAGCACGATTCCCGTTACGACAAGGCCGACGAGTTCATGGAGGTCGTGCTCGGCCATTGGGACACCTGGGAAGACGGCGCGCTGATCATGGACAAAAAGAGCGGCCGCTTTGCCGACCCGACCAAGGTGAAGCGGCTCGACCACAAGGGGCCGTCCTTCAAGTCCCGCGGACCATTCACCGTGCCGCGTTCGCAGCAGGGCCACCCCGTCATTATCCAGGCCGGCGCCTCCGGCCGTGGCCAGCGCTTTGCCGGGCGATGGGGCGAGGTGATTTTTACGGCCGCGCGCAATCTCCAGGGCGCCAAGGATGGCTATGCGGCCGTTCGCAATGAAGCCGCGAAAGCCGGCCGCGATCCGGAGCAGATGTTCCTCTGCAATCTGACGACGCCGGTCTGCGCCGCGACCAAAGCCGAGGCCGAGGACAAGATGGCGCTGATCAACAAGCTGCCGCTCGAGATCGACGCGCTGTCGCTGCTCGCCGAAGCGCTCAATTACGACTTCGCCTCCAAGGATCTCGACGAGCCGCTGACGACCGACGAGCTGAAGAGCATGCAGGGCATCCTCGGCATCCGCGACGGCGTGCTGAAGAATTCAGGCAAGAGCAATCCGAGCGCGCGCGACTTCGTCACCTTCTCCGGCCGCGGCCAGGTGCACGACGCCATGGTCGGCGGCCCCAGGGAGATCGCGGACAAGTTGGAGGAGATGTTCGTCGAGCGCGGCTGCGACGGCTTTGTCATCGCCGCGACTTATGTGCCCGGTTCCTACGCCGATTTCGTGCAACACGTCGTGCCGGAATTGCAGCGGCGCGGCCTGTTCCAGAAGGAGTATCGCGGCAAGACGCTGCGGGAGAATCTCGGGCTGAAGCGGCCCGCGGCCGGCGCCTGGAAGGTGCGGCCGCGGGATGCCGCGGAATAACGACGAGGACACATCATGCGCTGGCTGAAATTCACCGCCTCGGACAAGACGTCCTGGGGGATCGTCGAGGGCGACAAGGTGATCGCGGTCGATGGCGATCCCTTCGGCGAATGGCAGCGCACGTCGCGAACGCATCCGTTGGCCGAAGTCAAGATCGAGCTGCCGCTGATCCCCCGCACCTTCTATTGCGTCGGCCTGAACTACCTCAAGCATTTGAAGGAAGCCGCCGACAAGGCCGGCACGGTGCCGGCCGTGCCTGACAGGCCCGAAATCGGCTACCGCGCGCAGAACGCACTGATCGCGCATGACGAGGACGTCGTGATCCCGGCCTTCGCGACGGAGAAGATTCACTACGAGGGCGAACTCGTCGTCGTCATCGGCAAGAAGGCGAAGCATCTCACCGAAGCGAACGCAATGGATTGCGTGTTCGGCTACACGATCGGCAACGACGTCAGCGAGCGCAGTTGGCAGAAGGCCGACCGCAGTCTGTGGCGCTCCAAGAATGCCGACACGTTCAAACCGATGGGCCCGTGGATCGAAACCGAGGCTGATCTCGCAACCATGGAGACGATCGTGCGGGTCAACGGCCGTGAGACCAACCGCTTCGCGACCAACGACATGATCTTTGGCGTGGTGCCGTTTTTGGTCGAGTTGTCCAGGTACTTTACGCTCTGGCCCGGCGACGTGATCTGGATGGGCACGGACGGCGCATCGCCCGACATCAAGCACGGCGACGTCGTTGAGATCGACATCACCGGTGTCGGCACGCTTCGCAATCGATTTGTGCGGGAGGGACTGTGAATCAACCCGCGGTGCCCGAGCGGCTCTTCACATAGTCGATAAAGGCACGCAGCTTCGGCATGATCTGCCGATGGCCCGGATAATACAGGAACACGCCCGGTGTCATCGGCGCGAATTGCTCCAGCACGGGGACGAGTCTCCCCGCCGCGATGGCGCTACTCGCCAGCGGAGCGGGCACTTGCGCAAGACCCACACCTTCGATCGCGGCTCCTAGCATGGTCGGGAAATCGTAGGCGATGAAAGGTCCCGACACCGCGATCTCGACCGAACGGCCACCGTCGACGAGCGACCACGATGCCAGCGCACCGTTTGATCGCCGCAACCGCAGGCAGGCGTGCGCGCGGAGATCGTCCGGACGCTCGGGCCGGCCGCGACCGGCAAGGTAGGTCGGGGCCCCGACGACAATGAGAGGAAACGGCTTCGTCAGCCGCACCGCAATCATGTCAGGGGTGATGAACTGGCCCATCCTGATGCCGGCATCGAATCCTCCGGCCGCGAGATCGACCAGCTCTTCGCTTGCGGCAAGCTCCACCTCGATCTCCGGATAGGCCTGGCAGAACGAGGCGATCAGCGGCTCGAGCAGGATCGGCACCACCGAGCGCGGGACGGTAAGGCGCAGCAGCCCGGCCGGCCGCTGACCGAGCTCACGCGCAGCTCCGCTTGCCGCGACGAGCTCCTCAAAGGCCGGTCGTGCGCGCGCAAAAAATCTCTCGCCGGCTTCGGTCAGACCAACGCTGCGGGTGGTGCGGATGAAGAGCGCGGCGCCGACACGCGCCTCGAGTGCGCGAACTGCCTGGCTGATCGCCGAGGGCGTGACTCCCAATTCGGCAGCCGCCCGCCGGAAACTGCGATGCTGGGCGACGCTCAGAAACGCCTCGACACCGTCGAGCGCTCCCTGCCTGACTGTGAAGTTCTGCTTCATAGCCCGTCAACATTATCGCGAATAGTCGCCCATGGAAAGGCGCCCTACATCCGGATTGCAAATGAGCCGCACCGGAGAAGCGAACCGATGAAGGCAATCCGCAACGCCATCCTGACACTCGCCCTCACATTGACAGGTGTTACCGCCATGACCGAGCCATCCGCTGCCCAAGCACAAGCGCCATCACCCACGACCACCGGGGTCGTGGTCATCCTCACCGCCAAGGCGGGCGTCACGCGTGAGCAAATCATGGCCGTCATGCCTGATGAAATCAGGCAGACCGTCCAGCTCTATCTCACTGGAAAAGTCCGTGAATGGTATTCGCGATCCGATGGGCGCGGCGCCGTCTTCCTGCTGGATGCCCGCAATGATGCCGAAGCGCACGCGATCATGGATGCTTTGCCGCTCGCCAGGCAGGATCTGATCGACCACGAATACATCGCGGTCGGTCCGCTCATGCCACTCCGTCTGTTGATGGCCAAGCCCTAGCGGCCGCCGCCATCAGATCCAATTCGAACCTCAGCCGAAGGACGTCGCAACGTGCCACCGGGCTTCAACCTTCCATTCGTCCTCAGTGTCGCAGGCGCCTTGCTGGCGAGCGCGGCGGTTGCCGTGCTCTATGTCTGGCCTGTTGTCCGCGCGATGCCACGCTATGACGCCCTTCGACTTCTCGCAGCGTTCCA
Coding sequences within it:
- a CDS encoding Ldh family oxidoreductase; the protein is MPVVKADRLTRVSAALLRAAGASEEEADAVATGCVNANLAGHDSHGVIAVPTYIDRIKAGHIVPGAIWTIEQESPTTTVIDGHWGFGFHVNAKAMALTIEKAKTANVAACTVFRQSHVGRLAAYPLMAMREGMIGIATADSGRSPKHVAPFGGKEARLGTNPISIAVPSDLDTPFYLDMATSAVAAGKIQLAVARGEEIPTGWIIDAEGRHTTDPTQYRRGGALLPLGGTEGYKGSGLAAMVEVLCGLLTGLGFGVEPTGRHNDGCFMAVFNVAAFRPLKEFKREVAEFARYLKSTPPSEGSKGVYYPGEIEGLREQQRLRDGIEVEDATWEKLRALARDYRLDTVLDLS
- a CDS encoding LLM class flavin-dependent oxidoreductase, whose product is MNRQMVLVGFLQAQNCTNLPSSWRHPDSRSDSMSADYYQEIARILEAGKFHMAFFDDRLAMPDRYGNDHAHTVEYGIRCVKMDPLIVLTTMGMVTDKLGLGATCSTTYYEPFDVARRFATLDLMSGGRAGWNVVTSLNDGEALNMGRDSHPEHDSRYDKADEFMEVVLGHWDTWEDGALIMDKKSGRFADPTKVKRLDHKGPSFKSRGPFTVPRSQQGHPVIIQAGASGRGQRFAGRWGEVIFTAARNLQGAKDGYAAVRNEAAKAGRDPEQMFLCNLTTPVCAATKAEAEDKMALINKLPLEIDALSLLAEALNYDFASKDLDEPLTTDELKSMQGILGIRDGVLKNSGKSNPSARDFVTFSGRGQVHDAMVGGPREIADKLEEMFVERGCDGFVIAATYVPGSYADFVQHVVPELQRRGLFQKEYRGKTLRENLGLKRPAAGAWKVRPRDAAE
- a CDS encoding fumarylacetoacetate hydrolase family protein; the protein is MRWLKFTASDKTSWGIVEGDKVIAVDGDPFGEWQRTSRTHPLAEVKIELPLIPRTFYCVGLNYLKHLKEAADKAGTVPAVPDRPEIGYRAQNALIAHDEDVVIPAFATEKIHYEGELVVVIGKKAKHLTEANAMDCVFGYTIGNDVSERSWQKADRSLWRSKNADTFKPMGPWIETEADLATMETIVRVNGRETNRFATNDMIFGVVPFLVELSRYFTLWPGDVIWMGTDGASPDIKHGDVVEIDITGVGTLRNRFVREGL
- a CDS encoding LysR family transcriptional regulator, translated to MKQNFTVRQGALDGVEAFLSVAQHRSFRRAAAELGVTPSAISQAVRALEARVGAALFIRTTRSVGLTEAGERFFARARPAFEELVAASGAARELGQRPAGLLRLTVPRSVVPILLEPLIASFCQAYPEIEVELAASEELVDLAAGGFDAGIRMGQFITPDMIAVRLTKPFPLIVVGAPTYLAGRGRPERPDDLRAHACLRLRRSNGALASWSLVDGGRSVEIAVSGPFIAYDFPTMLGAAIEGVGLAQVPAPLASSAIAAGRLVPVLEQFAPMTPGVFLYYPGHRQIMPKLRAFIDYVKSRSGTAG